A single window of Canis lupus familiaris isolate Mischka breed German Shepherd chromosome 7, alternate assembly UU_Cfam_GSD_1.0, whole genome shotgun sequence DNA harbors:
- the SHE gene encoding SH2 domain-containing adapter protein E, which produces MAARWFKEFPLNLKTASERARPGGGGGRLRKNSEAGGAGPAPGKGRKNSAAELGSGRAGVGAPRDSRPPRESLQGLIQAAAGKGRKNSRAADDEQHRGVARSAGCSSYIGRLVKVDAQEKSGKSSASSTSSCSSSASSSPASLGPELDKGKIGRQPETVIILEDYADPYDAKRTKGQRDAERAGENDGYMEPYDAQQMITEIRRRGSKDPLVKALQLLEGACELGENSAKTETLAKRRSSKELLGKPPQLYDTPYEPADAAPDRRARLPVEDERPAAEYEQPWEWKKEQIARALSVQFEGSDRPSVKEDTVKQHQRQKSWTQKILKPAASDHSEGERVDPALPLGKQPWYHGAITRAEAESRLQPCKEAGYLVRNSESGNSKYSIALKTSQGCVHIIVAQTKDNKYTLNQTSAVFDSIPEVVHYYSNEKLPFKGAEHMSLLHPVHSKLH; this is translated from the exons ATGGCGGCCCGGTGGTTCAAAGAGTTCCCGCTGAACCTGAAGACGGCGTCCGAGCGCGCCCGGCCCGGTGGCGGCGGAGGCCGACTGCGCAAGAACTCGGAGGCGGGCGGCGCCGGGCCGGCCCCGGGCAAGGGCCGTAAGAACTCGGCGGCCGAGCTGGGGAGCGGCAGGGCGGGCGTCGGCGCCCCCAGGGACAGCCGGCCGCCCCGGGAGAGCctgcagggcctgatccaggcCGCCGCGGGCAAGGGCCGCAAGAACTCGCGGGCAGCGGACGACGAGCAGCACCGGGGCGTGGCCAGGAGCGCGGGCTGCAGCTCCTACATCGGCAGGCTCGTCAAGGTGGACGCTCAGGAGAAGAGCGGCAAGAGCAGcgccagcagcaccagcagctgCTCCTCGTCCGCGTCCTCGTCTccggcctccctgggccccgaGCTGGACAAGGGCAAGATTGGAAGGCAGCCAGAAACG GTCATCATTTTAGAAGACTATGCTGACCCTTATGATGCCAAAAGGACGAAGGGTCAAAGGGAcgcagagagagcaggagagaatgaTGGCTACATGGAGCCCTATGACGCACAGCAAATGATAACAG AAATCCGACGCCGAGGTTCAAAGGACCCCCTGGTGAAGGCTCTCCAGCTGCTTGAGGGTGCCTGTGAGCTGGGCGAGAACAGCGCGAAAACGGAGACTTTGGCCAAGAGACGGAGCTCAAAGGAGCTCCTGGGGAAGCCTCCCCAGCTGTACGACACGCCCTACGAGCCAGCAGATGCAGCTCCTGACCGGAGGGCACGGCTGCCCGTGGAGGACGAGAGGCCAGCGGCCGAGTACGAACAGCCCTGGGAGTGGAAGAAGGAGCAGATTGCGCGGGCACTGTCAG TCCAGTTTGAAGGCTCTGACCGACCTTCCGTCAAGGAGGACACAGTGAAGCAGCACCAGCGGCAGAAAAGCTGGACGCAGAAGATCCTGAAGCCAGCTGCCTCAGACCACAGCGAGGGCGAGAGGGTGGACCCAGCCCTGCCACTGGGGAAGCAGCC TTGGTATCATGGTGCCATCACCCGTGCAGAGGCCGAGAGTCGACTCCAGCCCTGCAAAGAAGCTGGTTATCTGGTTCGAAACAGCGAGTCGGGGAACAGCAAGTACTCCATTGCACTGAA GACTAGTCAAGGGTGTGTCCACATCATAGTGGCCCAGACCAAGGACAACAAGTACACACTGAACCAGACGAGCGCAGTCTTCGACAGCATCCCTGAGGTTGTACACTACTATTCCAATGAGAAGCTGCCTTTCAAGGGGGCAGAACACATGAGCTTACTCCACCCTGTGCACAGCAAGCTTCACTAG